The proteins below are encoded in one region of Vicinamibacteria bacterium:
- a CDS encoding GH3 auxin-responsive promoter family protein — MLYDALINRLIWARMQMFTWTHWRPFVKTARAPWDAQERLLLQFLRQNCETKFGQLHGFDRIRSYRDFVSAVSIQSYESLRPFIEEQERTGTPALSAVAPVMYAQTSGTTGQPKLIPLLESTLRSHKRSQAIQSYVQFKTDPRAYYGKLLGIVGLAEEGRLQSGRPYGSASGHVYKNMPRLTRAKYVIPHQVFGIEDYDLKYLTILRLALVHRNVTFLGSANPSTFLKLLSVLEIYREELLEDIRREEFRYLARMTHDARAAIQPRLRCKPARLRELEQLLHSPSPRFADLWPNLRLVNTWTGGSCAIPLAAFERHLPPTTRIAELGYLSSEFRGTITVDVERNWGAPTIQENFLEFVEREAWDGGDQKTLTVDALETGKQYYVIVTTAAGLYRYFMNDIITVTGRFHATPTIQFVQKGKGVTNITGEKLTESQIIEAVRSSEEELGVRSTFFLMLACVQESNYRLLLEPAEPSDGSPSRMRDLVESKLTELNVEYAAKRASGRLRELELVHLRPGTGEAYKRHCLRLGQREGQFKIITLQYLDDGSFSFGDYYLRGSA; from the coding sequence ATGCTCTATGACGCCTTGATCAATCGCCTGATCTGGGCGCGCATGCAGATGTTCACCTGGACGCACTGGCGGCCTTTCGTGAAGACGGCTCGAGCGCCGTGGGACGCGCAGGAACGCCTGCTTCTCCAGTTTCTCCGCCAAAACTGCGAGACCAAGTTCGGGCAGTTGCACGGATTCGACCGGATTCGAAGCTACCGTGACTTCGTTTCCGCCGTTTCGATACAGAGCTACGAATCGCTCAGGCCGTTCATCGAGGAACAAGAGCGCACCGGCACGCCTGCGTTGAGCGCCGTCGCTCCGGTCATGTATGCGCAAACGAGCGGCACCACGGGCCAGCCGAAACTGATTCCGTTGCTCGAGAGCACGCTTCGATCGCACAAGCGCAGTCAAGCTATCCAGTCGTACGTGCAGTTCAAGACCGACCCTCGGGCTTACTACGGCAAGCTCCTGGGCATCGTCGGGCTTGCCGAGGAAGGTCGGCTTCAGAGCGGCAGGCCCTATGGCTCGGCGTCGGGGCACGTGTACAAGAACATGCCAAGACTGACCCGAGCGAAGTACGTGATCCCGCATCAGGTCTTCGGTATCGAAGACTACGACCTCAAGTATCTGACCATTCTCCGTCTCGCGCTCGTACACCGTAACGTTACGTTCCTGGGCAGCGCCAACCCTTCGACCTTTCTGAAGCTTCTCTCGGTGCTCGAGATTTATCGGGAGGAGCTCCTCGAGGACATCCGACGCGAAGAGTTTCGTTACCTCGCGCGGATGACCCACGACGCGAGGGCCGCGATCCAGCCCCGGCTACGATGCAAGCCCGCTCGCCTGCGGGAGCTCGAGCAACTTCTCCACTCCCCGTCGCCCAGGTTTGCGGACCTCTGGCCGAATCTACGCCTCGTCAACACCTGGACCGGCGGGAGCTGTGCCATTCCTCTCGCGGCCTTCGAGAGACATTTGCCGCCGACGACTCGGATTGCGGAGCTCGGCTATCTATCCAGCGAGTTCCGCGGCACCATCACCGTCGACGTCGAGCGCAACTGGGGCGCGCCCACGATCCAGGAGAATTTCCTCGAGTTCGTGGAGCGCGAAGCATGGGATGGTGGTGACCAAAAGACTTTGACGGTGGACGCGCTCGAAACGGGCAAGCAATACTACGTCATTGTCACGACCGCGGCCGGCCTGTACCGCTATTTCATGAACGACATCATCACGGTCACCGGCCGATTTCACGCCACCCCGACGATCCAATTCGTGCAAAAGGGCAAAGGCGTCACGAACATCACCGGGGAGAAGCTCACCGAAAGCCAGATTATCGAAGCCGTGCGGTCTTCCGAGGAGGAGCTCGGTGTCCGTTCGACATTCTTTCTGATGCTCGCCTGCGTCCAGGAATCGAATTACCGGTTGCTCCTGGAGCCCGCGGAACCAAGCGACGGCTCGCCAAGCCGGATGCGCGATCTGGTCGAGAGCAAACTGACCGAGTTAAACGTGGAGTATGCGGCGAAACGTGCCAGCGGCCGCTTGCGAGAGCTCGAGCTCGTGCATTTGAGACCGGGCACGGGTGAAGCATACAAACGCCACTGCCTGCGTCTCGGACAACGGGAAGGCCAGTTCAAGATCATCACCCTGCAATATCTGGACGACGGCTCGTTTTCCTTCGGCGACTATTACCTTCGCGGCTCCGCCTGA